In Camelina sativa cultivar DH55 chromosome 17, Cs, whole genome shotgun sequence, the genomic stretch GCTCCAGGATGCTACCAATGTTGAACCTATGGAGGTGTCTTCTTCACCAATTAAAGAGACAGTTGAGTCTAACTCTGGTACAGACCATAACGCTGGTACTAGCAAAAGGAGTGACAGTAGCTCTTATCGGAAAGAAGTTGATCAGGCTGATAAGCTTCTAAATATATCCAAggagaatgagaaagagaagaagaagaaaaagaagaagaagaagaataaggagGATAAGAcgaacaaggagaagaagaccaACACAATGAGCAGCAATCCCAGCCCGCTGGTTTTAGCTTTTGAGGACCATGGTGTCCAGGATGCCACCAATATTGAACCTGTGAAGGTGTTTTCTTCACCAATTAAAGGGACAACGAAGGAGTCTAGGAAACGAAAAAGCTCAGATAGTGGAAACCCTCATGAATTGACTGGTTTAGTAAGAAATGGAGCATCTGCCTCGGAGGCTGAAAGGTCATCTAGTGTTCCAGATCATAGCTCTTGTACCAGCAAAAGGAATGACTGTGGCTCTGGTCGCAAAGAAGTTGATCAGACTGCAAATCTTGGACCTATATTGGAGAAGagtgagaaaaagaagaagaagaagaaaaagaagaagaaaaggagcaGCAGTCATTCCCCTCCAGTTTTAGCTGTGGAGAACAATGAGCTCCATGATGCTACCAATGTTGAACCTGTGGAGGTGTCTTCTTCAccacaaattaaagaaacaatggAGGCTAAGAGACAAGAAAGCTCAGGTAGCAGAAAACCTCATGAACTGACTGGGTTAGATGGAAATGGAGCATCTGTCTCGGAGGCTGAAAATTCATCTAGTGTGCGAGATCATAATTCTTATAcgaccaagaaaagaaaattaagttCTGGAAACATACAGCTTAGTGAAAATAGACAGTTAGCTGATGGGAATAGTTCTTGCAAAGAAGCTGAATTAAATATGCCTCAAACTTCTGAGAGGTTACCATCTATGCATTGTAGAGcacaaccaatcaaaataccgATATGGAGGTAAAGAAGTAATGCTCTTTAATTGTATCACTTTGCATCTCTGTATGGGTTGATGATATTATCACTTGATTTCCGATCTGTTTTGTCAATTTCTAGGGGGTTGATGTCTGTAAAAGGAGGAAACAGCTATAGCTTTGATGGGATTACTGCTCATGTATCAAGCTTAGCCTGCCCTAAAGTCCATGAAGTGGCAAGCTCATTACGGGGCTGCCTCTCTGCTGAAATGTTTCCCAGGATGGAAATATGGCCACAAACGTTTGTGAAGAATGGAGGACCTAAGGACGACAGTGttgctctttttttcttcccttcCAGTGAAAGGTATACATTGAAATActgatatcttttttttatttctctcttcctATGCGTATGTTGAAAAAGTGTCtggccatttttgtttttgatttccaGTAATGATGAAAAGACTTTCTATTCCCTTGTTGGTGAAATGGAGAAGAATGATTTGGCGATGAGATGCTTGCTTGATGATGCAGAACTGCTACTTTTCACCTCTTTTTTATTACCAGTGTATTCTTGGTGTAAGTCAGTAGAGAACTTTTTATCTATTATAGAACTCTATTTTCGATTACAGTTTGTTCTTTTCATTATTCGCAAGAATCGGTAAAGCTAATAAGGGTGGTTATGGTTTGCAGCTTTTTACTCAAAGGACTACCTGTGGGGTGTCTTCAAGACCAGACGAACATCTCAACATTAGTCACTAGGCTCGCTACCTTTAACAGTCTCTGAACTTGAACAAGGTTAACAAACAGATGGAAAGCTTAAGTAGAACTTGCAGGATTCTCGTACAACTTTTCTGAGAGCAGATGTTAGTAGTGTAACTTGTGTTTCTTGTTTAACATATGGCTGGTTTTTGGTGGTGTAATTGATAGTTAGTCAGACTCTGTACAGAATCTACCTGAGTTGGCATCCTTGATAGCATatctttgtctctttttgaTGGATTTGTGCGGAGTTGATACCTGATATAAGCTGTGGTAGGGGCAGTGCCTTTAATAGTCTTACACAAGTCTTATTATACCGGAATGGCGGAATCCGCCTTAAGAGTCCTAAACAAGTCTTATATGGGACACAGTGCTACACGAGTCTTATTATACCGGAATGGCGTAACTTTGAGTATTTACCTtactattgttttttctttagtaacaaaaaatatataaagaaagataaCGATAATACTTTACCATACCACCTACCTAGGCACCTACGTACGTTCGATTGGTACTACTCGGCCCGATCTTAAGAAAACCGTGTCTTATCATCCATCCTCCTTAACTTCTTTTTCTAGTTCACTCTCTATGGTTATCACAACGATAGTAATGGTATCCAACTATCCAAGAGTGTgaagtcagaaaaaaaaaaaaagaaatgcatGTGTTAAATATTGTCTAGAACATATATCTCTttatctttagaaaaaaaaaacctacatcCAGTAATTCTCAACACTGtgtagaaaaagagaaagaaatatttttgtatgttaAATTAGTTTGGGAACAAATGAGAtttctcttttatcaaaaatgttaaaaattgttataattagtaaaatatataatttgtttccaTTTGAAAACAGTGCAGTGTTTTCTATAAACAAagtaataaaaccaaaatagatATAAATGATACCTTCATAAGGatataaatacaaatttatatattttactacattttatatttaatttaatttaatagtaaatcaaaaaaagagagaaaaagaggacgacagtgtgtgtgtgtgtgattttatttgtttgtcgaAATCTGGGAATCATCtgatactctcttcttcttctccttctcccttCATCGATTTCGATTTGCTTCAATCTAccggcgagagagagagagagagagagagatagagcgACAGCTCAATCGGATTCGACTCCCCCAAATCGGAATCTCTGATTCCACGATCCGTCTAATTCATTAGATTACATCCCGAGGGAGTGTCTGTGTGTGAATCGGAGAATAGAGAtaaaagagataagagagagagagagagagggaatgAACGGTGGTGATGAGGTCGTCGCAGCTTCAGCAGACCCATCTCTGCCTTTGGAATGGAGATTCTCTCAGGTCTTCGGTGAACGAGGCGCTGGTGAAGAAGTTCAAGAAGGTTAGATTATCTCAGAGGGGGTTGACTTGTGTTTGCTTTGATTACATATACACATCACATGTATATTTAGGCTTTATACTATTCGAtctaatctctctttttttttttttgtaatctggATTTGTAGATCTGTTTGTGTTCGTTAATTACGTTTTCAATCAttgtaaagttttgatttttattttgtttctgggTTCTGTTAATGGGTAACTTGAAAGCTCTAGGCTTTTTAGATTGCATTTTGTTGAATCGATGTTATTAGTTTACACTCTTAAATAAACTTTGTAGCTGGTGTTGTTTGTTTCCTATGCAGTTGATATAATCTCAGCGATTGAATTTGATAATTCTGGTGACCATCTTGCTACTGGTGACCGTGGAGGACGTGTTGTTCTTTTCGAGAGAACTGATGCCAATAATGTATGTACCACTTTTTTCCCTTCCCAAGTGATTTGCATAAAAATTGGACATTTGGTcatactgttgttgttgtttttgttgcatGGTATGGATTACAGAGCAGTGGTGGAACCAGAAGGGATCTTGAAGAAACTGATTATCCACTGAGGCATCCGGAGTTTCGTTATAAAACAGAGTTTCAGAGTCATGACCCTGAGgtattttttttgattgattcacTCTGTTTTCTTACTCGCGATTTGTGTTAtaccgttttttatttttctgtcttttcaaatgtttgtttctttgtttaccAGTTTGATTATCTCAAGAGTTTGGAGATAGAggagaaaattaacaaaattagatggTGTCAAACAGCAAATGGAGCTCTTTTTCTCCTCTCGACGAATGACAAGACCATCAAGTTTTGGAAGGTGAAAATTACCTCTTTATCATTTATTGGCCCCTCTGAATGACATACTGTTAAGATAGCAACTTTGTGTTTGCTTCATTGGCAGTCTCGAGAGTGTTGAACACTGAAATCTCTGGGCGTTGATTTGTTGGTTGTTTATTGTATCTAGATTGTTCTACATCTTTAATGCAGTAGAGAGTTTCTCGTTGGATCTTTTTCTGTCAATAACCTGTTGAGATGAGTATGCAGATGTGGCTCTTTCCACTTTTTCTCATGTGAGAGCTTTTAACAGGTTCAAgacaagaagatcaagaaaatttGTGATATGAATTCAGATCCTTCAAGAACTGTAGGAAATGGAACCGTTGCAAGCCCATGCTTTGTGAATGGAGGAGTACCTGAAGTGAACAGCTCACCCGGAGGCATCTCTTCTCTGCGATTACCAGTGGTAGTTGTACTCCGAAcaatttgtttcttaatttttttgtttgtcgcttcttaattgtttttaaacATGCTAGCTTCAACACGAACTCAAGGAATACCTGCATCATAGAGTCAATCAATTTACTAACCTTTTTCTGGATGATTACGAAAACTCACATGCAGGGTTTTGCCTTCGTGCCAGTTGAGCCGAAATAACATGGAGCATATCATGTATAATTGCTCCAGTTTACTGTTCATTGGTGCTCGACTTGTGTTGTTAGTTCTAGTCTCTAGTTACATGACCTTCTCTACCACTGATTAGGAATTAATTCTGAAGTCAAAACTACTTGGTATTACTCACTTGTAGACTAATAATTCGTTTGACATATACAGGTAACTAGCCATGAGTCGAGCCCTGTGGCTAGATGTCGGAAAGTGTATGCTCATGCTCATGATTATCACATCAATTCAATCTCAAACAATAGGTAGGTTATTCACCCATTTGGTATCCAACTACCTATAAGTCGTCTGATGAACCAGTATCGTTGTGGATAACCAATCCATTTCTTCGTCTTTCTATTCAAACTGCCATCTCGCTGATATTAGCTTGAGATCTATACTTCAATTGATCATGTTCTGCTTCTAATAATATTTGTTCTCCCAAATTAGTGACGGCGAAACATTTCTCTCTGCTGATGATTTGCGAATCAATCTTTGGAATATGGAGATCAACAATCAAAGTTTCAATATTGTTGATGTCAAGCCTGCGAAAATGGAAGATCTATCTGGTAAGCAGTGGTCTACTGTTCTTTCTGTCCCGTATGTTGTCTGCATGTTATGGTGCTCTAATTTGACGTATACGATACACATATATCAAGCAATTGGATGCTATATCCTGCGTAATTCCTATTGTATTCCTTCTTGCAGAGGTTATCACATCAGCAGAATTTCATCCTACCCATTGCAATATGTTAGCCTATAGCAGTTCGAAAGGTTCAATTCGCCTGATTGATCTGCGCCAATCAGCTTTATGTGATTCGCATTCCAAATTGTAAGTCTTGAGGCTGGAAATTCTGTTAAGTTTCTTTGTAGTCCAGCGTAAATTTTGATAATCATCTCCATTACTTATTTACTTCATCATCGTTCAATTATCTCTCTTACCTTTCTTTGGAAAAAGTCATCTCATTCCAACTTGAGAGATAAGTTTCTAGCATAATACTGTAAATTAAGTTTCTAGCATAATGCTGTAAAATATTCAATTAGTGTTGAGGAAGATAAAGCTGTATGAAAGCAAATTAATGACAGCACTCTCTTCTAGGATTTGATAACCTGTGGTAGCAGCAGACGCTAACGTTACTTATTTCTGCAGGTTTGAGGAACCAGAGGCAGCAGGTCCTAAATCGTTCTTCACTGAGATAATTGCTTCAGTCTCAGACATCAAATTTGCAAAAGAAGGAAGATATCTACTTAGCCGTGACTACATGACACTTAAGGTCTATACTTTCATTGTTTCCATTGGCGTTAGATATGATGTAACATTAAAGTCAATTAGTGGCTGGTTTGTATTGTCTGTGTAAGGTAAACTGACCTCTTGGTTGTGTTTTGCATGTCAGTTATGGGACATCAACATGGACTCGGGTCCAGTAGCAACTTTCCAGGTTCATGAATATTTGAAACCAAAGGTCAGTTTCCTATACTTCGAGAGAGTTGTATTTAAGAAGTTATGCAAAGCTGATTAGTACTTCTTTTCCTGTGGCCATTTTCAGCTCTGtgatttatatgaaaatgattCCATCTTTGACAAGTTCGAGTGTTGTATAAGTGGCAATGGATTACGAGCAGCTACAGGTTCTTACAGGTATGGCCCAAAACGCAGAGCAGTTTTTATATATTCGCATTCTCAAATGACTATTATTGTCCTGTACAATCATTCCTTCGCATTCGTACTCTTTCCAGCAATCTGTTCCGTGTGTTTGGTGTTTCCCCGGGAAGTACTGAGAGTGCAACCTTAGAAGCAAGCAGAAACCCAATGAGGTAAACCTAGTAAAGCCATTAAGAGTAGTgtgctcttttgtttcttctcaatGTTGATGCAAATGGAATTTGTGTTGTGGTTTATCATAGGAGACATGTCCCAATTCCTTCGAGGCCATCCACCGCACTAAGCAGTATAACGCGGGTTATAAGTAGAGGTTAGTCTGTCTGTCTCCTCTCTCATTTAAGCATTATACCCTTTAAGAATTTGGCATCAAATCAGTCAATAATGAAATGGTAAAACAGGATCAGAGAGTCCTGGAGTTGATGGAAATAGCAATGCTCTTGATTACGCAACAAAGCTGCTGCATCTTGCTTGGCATCCGAATGAGAACTCAATTGCTTGTGCCGCTGCAAATAGCTTGTACATGTACTATGCCTAACTACATACTCagcaaaaaaagaagcaaaaaggcGCATTTCCTTGCTCTAGactctgtttttcttgattCCTTATGGTGGTTGATGGGGATTGCTAATGCTATATACACCTagatcatcctcatcatcatcatgaccTGGTCTTATGATCACATAAGCTCTGTAATCACCATCATGGACTTCTGGGAGAAAGGCATGGAAAAGGCAAGCAGTGAAAAACaaatcattctcttttttttttttttttttttttaaagtgtagAATTTTACCTTGTGCACTTGGAAACTACTTTACaggccaagaaaaaaaaaacatgaaaatccgATTGGAAGAAATCGTGATTTTAGTAAAAGCTAATCCCATATGACTTTTGGATGGatatagtttagattttattataatcttTTCTGGCTCTTTTGTGTAATCATTGTTTTattgattcttttgttaaaCTTGTTTCGATTTTCTtgacttattaaaataatacatttcATTTTACATGTACATGTTCTTCTTGTTTAGTTATTTGGccatttttcttcttactttattataatttatttggcTTTCATGAAggatatttgtttcacaaaacaaGGTAATTTAGATTTAACAGTAAGTGTTTGCTGCCTTGTTTATGCATATCTACTGAATTTCCTAGGTAATTAGGACCTCCGATGTCGAAACGAATTATAAACAAAACGAATAAGGTCAATACGCGTCATTGTGAAAACTGTCTCTTGTGGCTAAGACTTAAGGAACCTGAGCCATCCATTTGTCGTCCTAGAGAGCCACAAATGGTAGCCCGCACAAAAACGATCAGTGATAACGGAAGTCGGCAGCGTAAGGCGATCGTCAAACGTGGTTTCGACACTTGTGTATGGTGTCTGTGGTTCAGTGTATTCACGATAGCATGGTACAAAAAAAACTGACGGTGCTGATTCAATGTTCCATGGTGGGGTTCCAAGTGTAATGatgccttctttttttttaatatattattccTTTTTCATGATCCAACGAAATAATAAGACTTTGCTTGCTAAGTACGCtatcttttacatgtttttttgtctGCTAATTCGGAAGCCTTAGTGGGTCAGAGAGCATCATAGCTCTTGAGTTTGTGCGTGCCCTAGTTGATTTTAAATTTGGGACAAATCAAAAAGTCTCTAAACTTATCTGTTtctgtcaaattcaaaaactttaTGTTTAATCCTATTAATAATTAACGTTTAACAAATCTATTTTAATCAGATGAATAACGTTTTGAACATAACTCgaaatcactaattttaaaaatcaaaagcgTCAAATTTGAGTCAGAATTTCATATTCCGttacttgcaagttgcaacattTCGGAAGTTATCTGGTGAACCTAACTTCGAAAGAGCAGTTCAGAATTTCATCTAAATAAGTTTCAAAATCAATGGGTCAAAATTTCAtgtaaaaaagtttcaaaatctaTGGGTTAAAGCTAAAAAGCATAATGACAGTTCGATTGCCTTCAACATATAGCATTTGAATTAGCAGACCGAGCTCGACTATTAGGTTATTACTAgtataagtttattttcttgtggactatgaaataaaatgataaaaagttataagTTAAGTCAACAGGTCAATGGTAAAGTTCAACGCGTCGAATCTTGTCAAAGAAAACTATTGGAGGAAATTTCTAAGAAAGTTCgcttagttttttattttatatttttaaagtctATCCATAAATAgcataacaaaatatataagttatattgaaattttttaaaaagtcatatattttaaaacatacttaaatataaaaacagaaTTACTTAAgaggacaaaaaaaagtattaaatcaAGCTAACCATGACTTTGAAAAACATAGTAGAAAACTAATAATCCTAGCAAAGttacaaaatagagaaaacaaaggtCGGCTGCTGTCACAAcaatgaagcaaaaaaaaaaaaaaacacagaggtcaacaacaagaaataaataaaataaaaaaaccatgACAATCTTCAATAAcacaagttttgaaaaattgtcattttgtgggtaaaataaaataaagggtgaagaagaaaactcttAAAACCCCACCACCAAAAAGCTCCACTCattatctctcttctctcattctctctataacttgtaacttcttcttcttcccccccACACTCCCAAATTAaagaatccattttttttttgttttaaaggtctctctctctttttctctctgtatgaaccaaaacaaacattttcttGTATTCAgtcagagaagaagataaaaaaaaaaagatgcaggATATGACGTCAGCTGCTGCTTATTACAACCagtcgatgatgatgatggcgacAGCCGCGGCGAAACAGAACCAACCAGAGTTACTACCAGAACAAGAACAGCTCAAGTGTCCTCGCTGCGACTCACCAAACACCAAGTTCTGttactacaacaactacaacCTCTCACAGCCCCGTCACTTTTGCAAAAACTGTCGCCGTTACTGGACCAAAGGCGGCGCTCTACGTAACATCCCCGTCGGCGGCGGATCTCGCAAGCACAACAAACGttccgcttcttcttcttcatcttcaccgtcgagtagtagtagtagtaacctCAAGAATCATCAAACCGTCTCTGTTGAGAAACCTCATGATCATCATCAGTCCGGGTCCGGGTCAAAACCAGAGGAAGAGAGGGTTGTTACTACGGGTCAAGAAATGGATCCGACCCGGATGTTATACGGGTTACCCGTTGGTGATCAGAATGGTACTACTGGTGGGAGTTTCAGTTCGCTCTTGGCTTCGAATATGCAAGTGGGTGATCTTGTTTACGAATCCGGCTCGCGTTGGTTTCCGGGTATGGATTTGGGTTTGGGTTCGGGTTTACGGAGGAGTAACGATGACACGTGGACTGATTTAGCTATGAACAGAGTggagaagaagtaaaagaagtGAAGGGTAATTTGgtaaaatttatatagatgtcttcccttttattttttagtcaTCTCCTAGtcaaatataacaacaaatgaT encodes the following:
- the LOC104758487 gene encoding dof zinc finger protein DOF1.7-like — translated: MQDMTSAAAYYNQSMMMMATAAAKQNQPELLPEQEQLKCPRCDSPNTKFCYYNNYNLSQPRHFCKNCRRYWTKGGALRNIPVGGGSRKHNKRSASSSSSSPSSSSSSNLKNHQTVSVEKPHDHHQSGSGSKPEEERVVTTGQEMDPTRMLYGLPVGDQNGTTGGSFSSLLASNMQVGDLVYESGSRWFPGMDLGLGSGLRRSNDDTWTDLAMNRVEKK
- the LOC104758486 gene encoding histone-lysine N-methyltransferase, H3 lysine-79 specific-like; its protein translation is MNGGDEAVAASADPSLPLELRFSQVFGERGAGEEVQEVEIISAIEFDNSGDRGGRVVLFERTDANIAPVCQTCGDIGFEEALVFCDSCKIEAIHRYCVGITPTPFTEYITWICEDCDGSESESDSIEVDHTAKLTHILKKSDRKKKKKKKKRKRSSNHTWPVLAEDHGLQDATNVEPMEVSSSPIKETVESNSGTDHNAGTSKRSDSSSYRKEVDQADKLLNISKENEKEKKKKKKKKKNKEDKTNKEKKTNTMSSNPSPLVLAFEDHGVQDATNIEPVKVFSSPIKGTTKESRKRKSSDSGNPHELTGLVRNGASASEAERSSSVPDHSSCTSKRNDCGSGRKEVDQTANLGPILEKSEKKKKKKKKKKKRSSSHSPPVLAVENNELHDATNVEPVEVSSSPQIKETMEAKRQESSGSRKPHELTGLDGNGASVSEAENSSSVRDHNSYTTKKRKLSSGNIQLSENRQLADGNSSCKEAELNMPQTSERLPSMHCRAQPIKIPIWRGLMSVKGGNSYSFDGITAHVSSLACPKVHEVASSLRGCLSAEMFPRMEIWPQTFVKNGGPKDDSVALFFFPSSESNDEKTFYSLVGEMEKNDLAMRCLLDDAELLLFTSFLLPVYSWSFYSKDYLWGVFKTRRTSQH
- the LOC104758485 gene encoding serine/threonine protein phosphatase 2A 55 kDa regulatory subunit B alpha isoform isoform X2 produces the protein MNGGDEVVAASADPSLPLEWRFSQVFGERGAGEEVQEVDIISAIEFDNSGDHLATGDRGGRVVLFERTDANNSSGGTRRDLEETDYPLRHPEFRYKTEFQSHDPEFDYLKSLEIEEKINKIRWCQTANGALFLLSTNDKTIKFWKVQDKKIKKICDMNSDPSRTVGNGTVASPCFVNGGVPEVNSSPGGISSLRLPVVTSHESSPVARCRKVYAHAHDYHINSISNNSDGETFLSADDLRINLWNMEINNQSFNIVDVKPAKMEDLSEVITSAEFHPTHCNMLAYSSSKGSIRLIDLRQSALCDSHSKLFEEPEAAGPKSFFTEIIASVSDIKFAKEGRYLLSRDYMTLKLWDINMDSGPVATFQVHEYLKPKLCDLYENDSIFDKFECCISGNGLRAATGSYSNLFRVFGVSPGSTESATLEASRNPMRRHVPIPSRPSTALSSITRVISRGSESPGVDGNSNALDYATKLLHLAWHPNENSIACAAANSLYMYYA
- the LOC104758485 gene encoding serine/threonine protein phosphatase 2A 55 kDa regulatory subunit B alpha isoform isoform X1 — its product is MNGGDEVVAASADPSLPLEWRFSQVFGERGAGEEVQEVDIISAIEFDNSGDHLATGDRGGRVVLFERTDANNSSGGTRRDLEETDYPLRHPEFRYKTEFQSHDPEFDYLKSLEIEEKINKIRWCQTANGALFLLSTNDKTIKFWKVQDKKIKKICDMNSDPSRTVGNGTVASPCFVNGGVPEVNSSPGGISSLRLPVVVTSHESSPVARCRKVYAHAHDYHINSISNNSDGETFLSADDLRINLWNMEINNQSFNIVDVKPAKMEDLSEVITSAEFHPTHCNMLAYSSSKGSIRLIDLRQSALCDSHSKLFEEPEAAGPKSFFTEIIASVSDIKFAKEGRYLLSRDYMTLKLWDINMDSGPVATFQVHEYLKPKLCDLYENDSIFDKFECCISGNGLRAATGSYSNLFRVFGVSPGSTESATLEASRNPMRRHVPIPSRPSTALSSITRVISRGSESPGVDGNSNALDYATKLLHLAWHPNENSIACAAANSLYMYYA